A genome region from Triticum aestivum cultivar Chinese Spring chromosome 2B, IWGSC CS RefSeq v2.1, whole genome shotgun sequence includes the following:
- the LOC123045167 gene encoding laccase-14-like, translating into MRPIALRPSFCTALHCIGLIHREMFWLAYALVFLGCLGLPPADAAVVEHTFSVGNLTIDRLGQRQVITAVNGQFPGPMLEARDGDAVVVHVVNYSPYNITIHWHGVLQRLSGWADGPSMVSQCPIRPGGDTYTYRFNVTGQEGTLWWHAHVSFLRVTVYGALLIRPGPDRPHYPFPTPYGEATLLLGEWWNASVVDVERQAMLTGGPPNNSVALTINGMPSGYELVVRHGQTYLLRLVNAALSYQLFFKVAGHAFTVVAADACYTDPYDTDVIVLAPGQTVDALMRANASPGRYYMAAQVYQSVANATYTTTTTGLLRYEHGAEAAGMSTIMMPSMPEFKDSVTAQDFYGSLTGLLRDGKPTVPLHVDTRMLVIYGLGIAPCMPTQTLCNRTRGSVAASMNNVSFQLPKAMSLLEARMRGNADGVYTRDFPDRPPVMFDFTNGSMSNNRSVMLTSKGTRVKRLRFNTTVEVVLQNTAVLGSENHPLHLHGFNFYVLAQGAGNFKARTAVRAYNLINPQQRNTVAVPAGGWAVIRFTADNPGVWVMHCHLDAHLPFGLAMAFEVDDGPTPNTVLPPPPPDYPQC; encoded by the exons ATGCGTCCAATAGCCCTACGACCTTCCTTCTGCACTGCACTGCATTGCATTGGTCTGATCCATCGAGAAATGTTTTGGCTTGCATATGCTCTCGTTTTTCTCGGATGCCTTGGCCTGCCTCCGGCTGATGCTGCCGTTGTCGAGCACACATTCTCT GTGGGCAACCTGACGATCGATCGGCTGGGGCAGCGTCAGGTAATCACGGCGGTGAACGGGCAGTTCCCCGGGCCCATGCTGGAGGCTCGCGATGGCGACGCCGTCGTGGTGCACGTCGTCAACTACTCCCCCTACAACATCACCATCCACTGGCATGGCGTCCTCCAGCGCCTCTCCGGCTGGGCCGACGGCCCCAGCATGGTGTCGCAGTGCCCCATCCGCCCCGGCGGCGACACCTACACCTACCGCTTCAACGTCACCGGCCAGGAAGGCACGCTCTGGTGGCACGCCCACGTCTCCTTCCTCCGCGTCACGGTCTACGGCGCGCTCCTCATCCGTCCTGGCCCCGACAGACCCCACTACCCCTTCCCCACGCCCTACGGCGAGGCCACTCTCCTCCTCGGCGAGTGGTGGAATGCCAGCGTCGTCGACGTCGAGAGGCAAGCCATGCTCACCGGCGGCCCGCCCAACAACTCCGTCGCGCTCACCATCAACGGCATGCCCAGCGGCTACGAGCTGGTCGTGCGACACGGCCAGACCTATTTGCTCCGCCTCGTCAACGCTGCGCTCAGCTACCAGCTCTTCTTCAAGGTCGCGGGCCACGCTTTCAcggtcgtcgccgccgacgcctgCTACACCGACCCTTACGACACggacgtcatcgtcctcgctcCGGGTCAGACGGTGGACGCTCTGATGCGCGCCAACGCCTCCCCGGGCCGCTACTACATGGCCGCCCAGGTCTACCAGAGCGTGGCCAACGCCacctacaccaccaccaccacggggCTCCTCCGGTACGAGCACGGTGCAGAAGCAGCTGGTATGAGTACGATCATGATGCCGAGCATGCCGGAGTTCAAAGACAGCGTGACGGCACAGGACTTCTACGGCAGCCTGACCGGCCTGCTGCGAGACGGCAAACCGACAGTTCCCCTGCACGTGGACACGCGGATGCTGGTCATCTACGGGCTGGGCATCGCGCCGTGCATGCCAACGCAGACGCTGTGCAACCGGACGCGCGGCTCCGTGGCGGCCAGCATGAACAACGTGTCGTTCCAGCTCCCCAAGGCCATGTCGCTGCTGGAGGCGCGCATGAGGGGGAACGCCGACGGGGTGTACACCCGCGACTTCCCCGACAGGCCGCCGGTGATGTTCGACTTCACCAACGGCTCCATGAGCAACAACAGGAGCGTGATGCTGACGTCCAAGGGCACCAGGGTGAAGAGGCTGCGGTTCAACACGACGGTGGAGGTGGTGCTGCAGAACACGGCCGTCCTGGGGTCGGAGAACCACCCGCTGCACCTGCACGGCTTCAACTTCTACGTGCTCGCGCAGGGCGCCGGCAACTTCAAGGCGCGCACCGCGGTGCGCGCCTACAACCTCATCAACCCACAGCAGCGCAACACCGTCGCCGTGCCGGCCGGTGGGTGGGCGGTCATCCGCTTCACGGCAGACAACCCAGGTGTATGGGTCATGCACTGCCACTTGGACGCTCATTTGCCTTTCGGGCTAGCAATGGCGTTCGAGGTGGACGACGGCCCGACCCCGAACACcgttcttcctccgccgccgccggactacCCCCAGTGTTAG